In Natrinema versiforme, the following are encoded in one genomic region:
- a CDS encoding ABC transporter substrate-binding protein — MGDETRGGGPTRRDFVTYGSTAVGSGILAGCSELLGQEGAEGTETTEDGSYSVSMEPMGTVSFDQVPERWIAYDGGYADMAVALGQTDGLAGVGGADRYYTYVYDDLPGVTVDQDVLEEYPEVRTKEEFYELESDVHLYDPQMLVNWFDWGEGDVDEIATNVAPFVGNLIFRRSDEWHEYRYYTLYEAFEKVAEVFQQRARYEAFSELHTEFITSIQERLPPADDRPSVFLTFEGADEPETFSPYRLDDGGTSKKQWRDLGVHDALAGTGTDNLSTTNRGKLDYENLLEIDPDVILIRGHERKSATEFRDVVLDNMQSHPVGSELTAVRNGRVYRGGYLNQGPIHNLFLTERAAKQLFPDEFGAVTGDEQLFDRQVVADIVNGEVER; from the coding sequence ATGGGAGACGAAACGAGAGGCGGAGGCCCGACGCGGCGGGATTTCGTGACGTACGGCAGCACGGCCGTTGGCAGCGGAATACTGGCGGGCTGTTCGGAGTTACTCGGACAGGAGGGTGCTGAGGGTACCGAGACGACCGAGGACGGATCGTACTCGGTATCGATGGAACCGATGGGGACGGTCTCGTTCGACCAGGTACCCGAGCGGTGGATCGCATACGACGGCGGGTACGCCGATATGGCCGTCGCACTGGGCCAGACCGACGGATTGGCCGGTGTCGGCGGTGCGGACCGGTACTACACCTACGTTTACGACGACCTCCCCGGCGTCACGGTCGATCAAGACGTCCTCGAGGAGTATCCGGAGGTCCGAACCAAAGAGGAGTTCTACGAACTCGAGAGCGACGTGCATCTGTACGATCCCCAGATGCTGGTCAACTGGTTCGACTGGGGCGAAGGAGACGTCGACGAGATCGCGACGAACGTCGCGCCGTTCGTCGGGAACCTGATCTTTCGTCGGTCCGACGAGTGGCACGAGTACCGCTACTACACGCTGTACGAGGCGTTCGAGAAAGTCGCTGAGGTGTTCCAACAGCGAGCGCGCTACGAGGCGTTCAGCGAACTCCACACCGAGTTCATCACATCGATACAGGAGCGACTCCCGCCCGCTGACGACCGACCGTCCGTCTTCCTCACGTTCGAGGGGGCCGACGAACCGGAGACGTTCTCGCCGTACCGGCTCGACGACGGGGGGACGAGCAAGAAACAGTGGCGGGATCTCGGCGTCCACGACGCGCTCGCGGGGACGGGCACCGACAATCTCAGCACCACGAACCGCGGGAAACTCGACTACGAGAACCTGCTCGAGATCGACCCCGACGTGATTCTCATCCGGGGCCACGAGCGAAAGTCCGCCACGGAGTTCCGGGACGTCGTTCTCGACAATATGCAGAGTCATCCCGTCGGGAGCGAACTCACCGCCGTCCGGAACGGGCGCGTCTACCGCGGCGGCTACCTCAATCAGGGCCCGATTCACAATCTCTTCCTGACAGAGCGAGCGGCGAAGCAACTGTTCCCCGACGAGTTCGGGGCCGTGACCGGGGACGAACAACTCTTCGACCGACAGGTGGTCGCAGACATCGTCAACGGGGAGGTCGAACGATGA
- a CDS encoding ABC transporter substrate-binding protein, whose product MTDEIDTTVDGPTRRDTLKYGGALATGTALAGCSELVGQSDERGAQSGEGTYSVTMAPMGEVSFDSPPESIFTRLTHHAGMAFALGRGNDVNAMHAPEYYDKLWNQFTPRLPGVTLDWTGLYSSWEPSKEKLYDLESDVHLADPASVNALDSWNAEDVEEIGGTVSPWFGNTYSDRHDEPPANWADRYEYYGLWEMFEKVAGIFQEAERYEALAEIHTSLLDTIEANLPAKEERPTVVMAGMSDIEGMYAYTLDTPGFLTAHVRPLDPIGALGDNISSGDVIDMEVLLEADPDVLFSLGGMHPETDLAGIRSSLRNHSAGSRLSAVQNDRVYPQGARYQGPILNLFQLEMTAKQLYPDVFGEWPTYTEGPYPEIPADEQLFDRQAVADIITGDR is encoded by the coding sequence ATGACTGACGAAATCGATACTACAGTCGACGGACCGACGCGCAGAGACACACTGAAATACGGCGGCGCGCTCGCGACCGGGACCGCTCTCGCGGGCTGTTCGGAGCTGGTCGGACAGAGCGACGAACGGGGTGCCCAATCAGGCGAGGGGACGTATTCGGTGACGATGGCTCCGATGGGCGAGGTGTCGTTCGACTCGCCGCCGGAGAGCATCTTCACGCGACTGACACACCACGCCGGGATGGCGTTTGCCCTCGGACGCGGAAACGACGTCAACGCGATGCACGCGCCCGAGTACTACGACAAACTGTGGAATCAGTTCACGCCGCGACTGCCCGGTGTTACGCTCGACTGGACCGGGTTGTACTCCTCGTGGGAGCCGAGCAAGGAGAAGCTCTATGATCTCGAGAGCGACGTTCACCTCGCCGATCCGGCGAGCGTCAACGCCCTCGATAGCTGGAACGCGGAGGACGTCGAGGAGATCGGCGGGACCGTGTCCCCGTGGTTCGGCAACACGTACAGCGACAGACACGACGAGCCGCCCGCCAACTGGGCCGACCGCTACGAGTACTACGGCCTCTGGGAGATGTTCGAGAAGGTCGCAGGCATCTTTCAGGAAGCGGAGCGATACGAGGCGCTCGCGGAGATACACACGTCCCTATTGGACACGATCGAGGCGAATCTGCCCGCGAAAGAGGAGCGCCCGACCGTCGTCATGGCGGGGATGAGCGACATCGAGGGCATGTACGCCTACACGCTGGATACGCCCGGATTTCTGACGGCGCACGTGCGCCCGCTCGATCCGATCGGCGCGCTGGGCGACAACATCTCCTCGGGCGACGTGATCGACATGGAAGTGCTGCTCGAGGCCGATCCGGACGTGCTCTTCTCGCTGGGCGGGATGCACCCCGAAACGGATCTGGCCGGCATTCGATCGTCGCTGCGGAACCACTCCGCCGGTAGCAGGCTCTCGGCGGTCCAAAACGACCGCGTCTACCCGCAGGGGGCCCGCTATCAGGGACCGATCCTGAACCTGTTCCAGTTGGAGATGACTGCGAAGCAACTCTACCCCGACGTCTTCGGGGAGTGGCCGACCTATACCGAGGGCCCGTATCCGGAGATTCCGGCAGACGAGCAGCTATTCGACCGCCAAGCGGTCGCCGACATCATCACGGGTGATCGCTGA
- a CDS encoding ABC transporter substrate-binding protein, whose amino-acid sequence MTDDDTVRHETLTRRDTLKYGGTVVGSGLVAGCSELAGQSEPSSSDEPDGTYSVTMAPSGTVEFERPPENVLTVLPHHADMALAAGHGDAVSSMLYNPEYNDTIWNKFLERLDGVSAEWADLPGTWDPDKEFLYELESDLHLADPAYMTTMGAWSTDDIEEIGETVAPWFGNTFSNANKEPPAEWADGYEYYTLWELFAKVAQVFQAEARYQALADVHAEMLATIEADLPSEDERPSAAMIILNQSEDSMYVYALNGPGFLTAHTRPLGVTDVFADVATESTVDFEALIEADPDVILCLAGMSEFRHVSKTRERLADDPTTASVSAVENDRIYTQGGRNQGPIMNLFQTEMAAKQLYPDVFGEWPTYTEGPYPEIPEDEQLFDRQDVADIITGANNA is encoded by the coding sequence ATGACGGATGACGATACCGTTCGACACGAGACACTGACGAGACGAGACACCCTGAAGTACGGCGGAACGGTCGTCGGCAGCGGACTGGTCGCTGGCTGTTCGGAACTCGCCGGCCAGAGCGAACCGAGTTCGTCCGACGAGCCGGATGGGACGTACTCGGTGACGATGGCGCCGAGCGGAACCGTCGAGTTCGAACGGCCGCCGGAGAACGTCCTCACGGTCCTCCCGCATCACGCGGACATGGCGCTTGCAGCCGGCCACGGCGACGCCGTCTCGTCGATGCTGTACAACCCCGAGTACAACGACACGATCTGGAACAAATTCCTCGAGCGCCTCGACGGTGTCTCCGCGGAGTGGGCCGACCTCCCCGGTACGTGGGACCCGGACAAGGAGTTCCTCTACGAACTCGAGAGCGACCTCCACTTGGCTGATCCAGCCTACATGACGACGATGGGTGCCTGGAGTACCGACGACATCGAGGAGATCGGCGAGACCGTCGCCCCGTGGTTCGGGAACACGTTCAGTAACGCGAACAAGGAGCCGCCGGCCGAGTGGGCCGACGGCTATGAGTACTACACGCTCTGGGAACTCTTCGCGAAGGTTGCACAGGTCTTCCAAGCGGAGGCGCGGTACCAGGCGCTCGCCGACGTTCACGCTGAGATGCTCGCGACCATCGAAGCGGACCTCCCGTCCGAAGACGAGCGACCGAGCGCGGCGATGATCATCCTCAACCAGTCCGAGGACAGCATGTACGTCTACGCGCTGAACGGTCCCGGTTTCCTGACGGCCCACACCCGCCCCCTCGGCGTGACGGACGTCTTCGCCGACGTGGCGACCGAGTCGACGGTCGACTTCGAGGCGCTCATCGAGGCCGACCCCGATGTCATCCTCTGTCTCGCGGGGATGTCCGAATTCAGGCACGTGTCGAAGACCCGAGAGCGACTCGCGGACGATCCGACGACGGCGTCGGTGTCGGCCGTGGAAAACGATCGCATCTACACGCAGGGCGGGCGGAACCAGGGGCCGATCATGAACCTCTTCCAAACTGAAATGGCGGCCAAGCAACTCTACCCCGATGTATTCGGGGAATGGCCGACCTACACCGAGGGGCCATATCCCGAGATTCCCGAGGACGAACAGCTGTTCGACCGGCAGGACGTTGCAGACATTATCACTGGAGCCAACAACGCATGA
- a CDS encoding iron ABC transporter permease — translation MSKRKSTVGPDRTASSPANETRFGWLFDPNLITVVLGSFAIVFAGGLIQVSFGAYSMTFAEAWAAVFNPNVVFNPQAWDAFLLGETMPEMSTESLIVWNIRLPRVFVAALVGMNLGVSGAIFQAVTRNELASPFILGVSSGAGLMILLTLVVFGSLTAFLPLIAALGGAGAFLIVYVIAWKNGTSPVRLVLAGVIVGTVFGSLQTALFFFADDIGVVQSAIAWTTGSLTGTDWEQVRLVLPWTFVVVLLSVAGSRQMNVMLLGEQTAKSLGMSIEKVRFALSGVAVLAAAASIAVAGIVGFVGLIVPHMVRNLVGSDSKKLIIGCLFVGPALMVGADVGARLALSPTQIPVGIVTGLLGGPYFLYLMRKQQNMGEI, via the coding sequence ATGAGTAAGCGAAAGTCGACTGTCGGGCCGGACCGGACAGCTTCGTCACCGGCAAACGAGACGCGGTTCGGGTGGCTCTTCGATCCGAACCTTATCACGGTAGTCCTCGGCAGCTTCGCTATCGTGTTCGCCGGCGGGTTGATCCAGGTGAGTTTCGGTGCGTATTCGATGACGTTCGCCGAGGCGTGGGCCGCGGTGTTCAATCCGAACGTGGTGTTCAATCCGCAGGCGTGGGACGCGTTCCTGTTGGGCGAAACGATGCCGGAGATGAGCACCGAAAGTCTCATCGTCTGGAACATCCGACTGCCGCGGGTGTTCGTCGCGGCCCTCGTCGGGATGAACCTCGGCGTCTCGGGGGCGATTTTTCAGGCGGTGACGCGAAACGAACTCGCGAGCCCGTTCATTCTCGGCGTCTCCTCCGGCGCGGGGCTCATGATTTTGCTGACGCTCGTCGTATTCGGGAGCCTGACGGCGTTTCTCCCGCTGATCGCCGCGCTCGGGGGTGCCGGTGCGTTCCTCATCGTCTACGTCATCGCGTGGAAGAACGGAACGTCACCGGTTCGACTGGTGCTCGCCGGCGTCATCGTCGGCACGGTCTTCGGCTCGCTGCAGACGGCGCTGTTTTTCTTCGCGGACGACATCGGCGTCGTCCAGTCGGCGATCGCGTGGACGACCGGGTCGCTTACCGGGACCGACTGGGAGCAGGTCCGCCTCGTGCTCCCGTGGACGTTCGTGGTCGTGTTGCTCTCCGTCGCCGGGTCGAGACAAATGAACGTCATGTTGCTCGGTGAGCAGACGGCGAAGTCGCTGGGAATGTCGATCGAGAAGGTCCGCTTTGCGCTCTCGGGGGTCGCGGTCCTCGCGGCGGCGGCGAGCATCGCCGTCGCCGGCATCGTCGGGTTCGTCGGTCTCATCGTTCCGCACATGGTGCGAAACCTCGTCGGGAGCGACTCGAAGAAGCTGATCATCGGCTGTCTCTTCGTCGGGCCGGCGTTAATGGTCGGTGCCGACGTGGGCGCGCGACTTGCGTTGAGCCCCACACAGATCCCCGTCGGCATCGTCACCGGACTCCTCGGTGGCCCGTACTTCCTCTACCTGATGCGAAAACAACAGAACATGGGTGAGATCTGA
- a CDS encoding ABC transporter substrate-binding protein, which produces MSDNTDSATGEPTRRDALKYGGALAAGVSFAGCSELADQSDGDEMTGSESYTVTMAPMGKVSFDAVPETWMAYFSTYADMAIALGQRDGLQGLVYTENWPNAFYDVLPGVDVSFDDVPQLMGEGGIDKETFYDLQSDVHLFDPNFISVLDDSWGPADFDEVSTGIGPIVGNSIRRRGDDWHDYPYYSLYEAFDVIADVFQQRERYEALNEIHESLLSKIQSELPPNEERPTVGLLSINSNFEKGAFYAYPVHDGNGHKQYRDLEMRGAFDDEIDGSYAEWDYERLLEIDPDALLFQYGFSHVSTEQFEQRMDAMREDPVGKRLTAVQNDRLYRGGTSYQGPIINLFQTEAAAKQFYPETFGEWNGLETLSNGDERLFDYDRVADIINGEFER; this is translated from the coding sequence ATGAGTGATAATACCGACAGCGCGACCGGCGAGCCGACTCGCAGAGACGCGCTGAAATACGGCGGCGCGCTCGCAGCCGGCGTTTCCTTCGCCGGCTGTTCGGAGCTAGCCGATCAGAGCGACGGCGACGAGATGACCGGTAGTGAGTCGTACACGGTGACGATGGCCCCGATGGGCAAGGTCTCCTTCGACGCCGTGCCCGAGACGTGGATGGCGTACTTCAGCACCTATGCCGACATGGCTATCGCACTCGGCCAGCGCGACGGCCTGCAGGGACTCGTCTACACGGAGAATTGGCCGAACGCGTTCTACGACGTGCTTCCGGGCGTCGATGTCTCGTTCGACGACGTTCCGCAGCTCATGGGTGAGGGTGGAATCGATAAGGAGACGTTCTACGACCTCCAGAGCGACGTCCATCTGTTCGATCCGAACTTCATCAGCGTCCTCGACGACAGTTGGGGGCCAGCAGATTTCGATGAAGTCTCGACCGGCATCGGCCCCATCGTCGGCAACTCGATTCGTCGTCGCGGGGATGACTGGCATGACTACCCGTACTACTCGCTATACGAGGCCTTCGACGTAATCGCCGATGTATTTCAACAACGAGAGCGATACGAGGCACTCAACGAGATTCACGAAAGCCTCCTCTCAAAGATTCAGTCCGAACTACCACCGAACGAGGAACGACCGACCGTCGGACTGCTATCGATCAATTCGAACTTCGAGAAGGGTGCGTTCTACGCCTATCCGGTTCACGACGGGAACGGACACAAGCAGTACCGGGACCTCGAGATGCGAGGCGCGTTCGACGACGAGATCGACGGGAGCTACGCGGAGTGGGACTACGAACGGCTCCTCGAGATCGATCCGGACGCGCTGCTGTTCCAGTACGGGTTTTCTCACGTCTCGACCGAACAGTTCGAGCAGCGAATGGATGCCATGCGCGAAGACCCGGTCGGCAAACGGCTCACTGCCGTCCAGAACGATCGGCTCTATCGCGGTGGAACCTCCTATCAGGGACCAATCATCAACCTGTTCCAGACCGAAGCTGCCGCCAAGCAGTTCTACCCCGAGACGTTCGGAGAGTGGAACGGTCTCGAAACGCTGTCGAACGGGGATGAGCGCCTCTTCGACTACGATCGCGTTGCGGACATTATCAACGGAGAATTCGAACGATGA